CGACGTCCTCCTGCTGTTCGTTTCCGATGGTCCGGCCCTGCTCGAGACGCTCAAGGCGATCGAGCCCGGCCTGTCTGCGCGGCATCTCATCGTCAACTGCGCGACCGTCTCGCCCGATGAAGCTCGCGAGGCGGCGAAGATTGCCGCCCGGGCCAGCGCGGGATTTCTCGATTGTCCCTTCACGGGCAGTCGCGATGCCGCCGAAGCCGGCCAGCTCGTTTTCTACGTCGCGGGTGCCAGCGACTGGCTCGATCGCGTTCGTCCCGTGCTCGGAGCCACCTCGAAGTCGATCGTCGAGATCGGCAGCGAAGTCGGCCAGGCCAGCCTGATCAAGATTGCGACGAATCTCGTCGCCGCGGCCACCGTGGAAGCTCTTGCCGAAGCGGTCGCGCTCGTCGATGCGAATGGCGTGTCCGGTGGGAAATTCCTCGAGGCGTTTGCGACCCATGGCACTCGCTCGGCGATCGCCGACATGAAGCTCCCCGGCATGGTGAGCGCCGACTTCGAGCCGCGTTTTGCCCTCAAGCACATGTTCAAGGACATCCAGCTCGCGCTCGCCACCGGGCGCGCGGCGGGAGTGGAATTGCCGGCCGCTGCGGCCACAGGCGGTGCGCTCATGGCGGGCATCCAGCAGGGCTGGGGCGACCAGGATTTTTCGGCCATCGCCAAACACTATCAATTCCCGGGCAAGGAACCGCTGGTGGCTTCCGCGCTCGCGGCGGCGGATGCAAATGCGTCCGCTGGTGCGACGAAACCGAAGCGCTTTTCCTTTTTCGGCGGCTCGCGTTCCGCGTGAACGAGGATTTTGCGTCGCGTCTCGCCCGGCTGCGCAGCGAGGGAGGATTTTTTCCCGTTGTCGACGTGGTGCGATTCGCCTTCACCGGCGCGGATCGGCTTCGCTACCTCAACGGCC
This genomic stretch from Chthoniobacterales bacterium harbors:
- a CDS encoding NAD(P)-dependent oxidoreductase, whose translation is MASKQAVGLIGLGIIGSRVAANIRRAGYEVWVWSRSPKPEPNFLSSAAEVAETADVLLLFVSDGPALLETLKAIEPGLSARHLIVNCATVSPDEAREAAKIAARASAGFLDCPFTGSRDAAEAGQLVFYVAGASDWLDRVRPVLGATSKSIVEIGSEVGQASLIKIATNLVAAATVEALAEAVALVDANGVSGGKFLEAFATHGTRSAIADMKLPGMVSADFEPRFALKHMFKDIQLALATGRAAGVELPAAAATGGALMAGIQQGWGDQDFSAIAKHYQFPGKEPLVASALAAADANASAGATKPKRFSFFGGSRSA